ctcaagctAATTTAGGACACccttacgtttttaatatctcctacaggactaggttaggactagtcccccACTTTTTGTGAAACCAACCCATGCAGTGGTAAAAGTTACGGAAAAAGTAAACTTGGAAAGTTTTGAGCAAAAAATACTTTGAAGATAACAATTTTATTTACTATATTAATTGTAAGAGTGCATGCCGTTCCATTCCTCTTGTTTTTAACTAAGGCACtcgtgggaaaaaaaaaagaaaaaaaaaaacactccttaaaggattcgggtactttttcaaaatgttcacagatttacattaaacttacagggtttgaagataatgatagtggaaagcttctcttcaaatattactaactaaggttgtgtagtttttgagaaatgagtaaaacaagtcacaaaataatgttggtctcatgagaccaaaattattttagcatgtaaaatccccttatccagttatgatattataccaacaccatagcataactggttaatacgtttttacatgctaaaactgagacgaaaattattacttttactcatttctcaaaaactacagcacctcagtaagtacaatttcaagggaagctttctactatcataatcttcaaactgtgtacgtttaatgtaaatctgtggacaatgtgttttttgttaggaaaaagtacataataccctttaaagacactggacactattggtaattgtcaaagaccagtcttctcacttgctgtatctcaacatattcataaaataacaaacctgtggaaatttgaggtcaattggtcgtcgaagttgcgagataataatgaaagtaaaaccgccattgtcacacgaagttgtgtgctttcagatgcttaccaagtgaggttttatgctgataattattttgagtaattaccaatagtgtccactgcctttaaaggcgcaGCAACAATACTTATCGGGCTGTTTGCCTACCTGTTCCAAAGCTGGGCTAATGAGCAAGGCTGGACCCCACAGAAACTGTGTAtcaacgaagttgtgtgctttcagatgcttgatttcgagacctcaaattctaaatctgatgtctcgaaatcaaatttgtggaaaattacttctttctcaaaaaactatggcacttcagagggagccgtttcgcacaatgttgtataccatcaacctctccccattactggtcaccaagaaaggtttcgtgctaataattattttaagtaattaccaatagtgtccactgcctttaatgccaaTATATAATCCCACATTGTCATGTACTTTTCCATCCCACGCTAAAGTGATCAGTAAACAATTTTTTCccgatttggttggtttctttgTTAGTGTAAAAAACGCGCAATATTTTCAGGTACTTAACCCATTGTTCAGCTGTTACTTTTCTTATTTTTGAATTTATATtgaatattttgatttatttatttattattgtaacCAACAGCGGATAGCTGCCACTTACATGTATTATTAAAACatataaaataatgtgcaaaagTTATATATAAATGTTGAAATTTACAGTCACACAAGAATTGATTACAACGTTATTTTACATAGTGTCACATACCCATGACTCCACCTAAGTAGGACCTTCAGTATTCCACCAACCCCctcgacacacacacacacacacacaagaaaACTACGGTGACGCTTCTCATTAATATTTACAAGTTATTTTACATCTTAACTTCTACATATTCAATATTTACAAGGTAGCTTCCATACTGTCTCATTACCTTTAACCTTTGTGGTGACTATCTCTGCCttgataggggggggggtgttcctTCCTTCTCATCTAAGTATGGTAAAACGCTCATTAGCGGTGAGATCCGGGTCCACCTTCAATGTCTTATAAAATGTTGTCACTGTGACAATACAGGAAAACTGGCGAATCCTGGCTTTTCCTGAAGTTCTGCTGCTGAATACTGATTGTTGAACTCTCAATATTTCTTACTGCCAAAGGATGGCTATGCGCTCTCTCATAGGACTCGCACATCTTTGAGGCTGGCTGTATACCTTCTCCTCAGGAAACTCTGATGTCGAATGAAAGAtagtagggacttttcgttttcgacgacggatggttctgcgacggttgttcagctaaacgttgtcgttttcagcacaacgaagattcatcccaagtactgtcgtagaaattgagggacgaccgtcctcaaagccgacgcatgcgcaaatgacgccaaatgtcatctttaccgtcgcagaaccatccgtcgtcgaaaacgaaaagtccctagtATTCCCATAGGGCCAACACACCCTTCAAAACCAGAACAGAATCTTAGGAATTTGAATTGTTCCCCTTTAACTTTTCTACCTGCTCGTTCAAGCCtagtcatgaatattcattaagtCACATTACTTCTTTGCATACATAAGATGGCTCACCAAGTTTAAGGAATTTTAGGCTGCGGTTTGGCCactcaataaatataataactTGTTATACTACAAGAACAACATTAAAGTACTATACATGCACTACGGCCATTCACAAATTATATTATGTTACTCTTTTACCATAATATCTGGAGTAATTTCGCTAATTTTATTTCACTCTGTGACAAACAGATAACATTattagtaaatttgtctgtgcGAGCGTAATCCATACCTCGAAAAGGCTAATGGCTACGGCCGATATACTGGAGATTCTGTCACTCCCGTGGAATTAACatgggcccttttcgaaaccacgacttcGGCTCCAGTTTCggttcaggctagcttggccttGCGGTTAATTTGAAATGGGAGatttttgggacgctaggtggcagcagacttaccaggtaaaatccgctgttctcggtcatgtgcgcaagctcagaactacgtaagcaATGGAAATTTAACTGGTGAGTCTGCTGCTACCTAGCGtccgaaagtctcccattgcgcGTGTTTTGCTTACGCGTTCAGGGCTTCAggcgagagaacggagcctgaagccgaatccaaagccgaagccgtggtttcgaaaagggccatagactGATGTAAGTTGATTAAAATGAGGGCTTCAtcggaagaagtttgtacacagttcgcctaaatggggggggggtgtgaatCTCCTTCGTCACTGGATCACTGAACTAGGCATATTCTTCATCATTATAATGTTAAAGCCATAGCCATAGCCGtaaccgtagctgtagccaaagtcgctcGACTCGGACACGGCGTTTGAGGGGGTTTTACTCGTGTACTGTAAAATGACATAAACACAAGGAAGAACGTAACTTTTATGTTAAGTGTAAGAAAGGCAATGTCAACACaaaggcaataaaaaaaaacaatgaaaaactcaatcaatttttttaccAAATAGAATCCCCACCaagccccaccccccccccccccccatttgagTCAAACCAACTGATTAGATCAGACGATTTTTTGAGTCAAAATATAAGTAAACAAGTTCTGGCCCAATTCACACGGAGCTAGCTGGGGCCTTTCACTAAAATGAAACAAAGGCCACCACaacatttttgtctttgttGAACTGGGCCCCACTAAGAGAGTTCTTAGAATACTAAAGTTTGTTCGATCTTGTTTAAAGGTGCGTCACGTAAAATGCGCATTATACACGACGAATATACACGGATATCATCAATAAAGTCGGCACAATACTTTTTCTTCAATATTAAAAATGCCCCAAAACTCACCAGTTATGAAAAGGCTGTTACTTTCGTGTTGGCGGTGAAATGTTTGTGAGCAAAGACCAGTCCAATCACCGCGCTGATTACAACGATGGGAACGATAACACCAGCAACAATCTTAATTGCGTCATTTCTTGGTAGATTCGTTGCTGCCactgaaacaaaacatcaacaatgaaagaaaagaaaaaaatgagaaCGTGTTATAGGAATGATAAATAAATCACTCGGTTTTCTGCTGTCTTCGgtttgtttgaaaatgtttttgttcataTTATATTTTCCCCTGTGGATCTGTCCTctggtgtgttttttattttaaatattattatgtcatcttttgtttgatgttttaaaatgtttttttttcctgaaaggAGATTGCTTCTCGGTTATGATTCAGATCGCTTTCTTTGAATCTGGCATCCATTTGGTTttctcaatcaatcaatcaatcaatctttagagatgaatattattttcgtgacttgttttactcatttctcaaagactgcagcacctcagttagtaataaaATGTCAGTTAATTATGACTTAAGAACAAATATGTACAAACCTTTAGAAGTGGTAATCGCAGACGTAGTTTGTGCACCGGGAGTATGAGAAGAAACTGTTTGTTGAGAAGGCCCTTGTGTGGTATCAGCAGCTTCAGTTCCTAGACTTGGTTCTGGACTATCAGTAGCTTCGGTTCCTAGACTCGGTTCTGGACTATCAGTAGCTTCGGTTCCTAGACTTGGTTCTGGACTATCAGTAGCTTCGGTTCCTGGACTTGGTTCTGGACTATCAGTAGCTTCGGTTCCTAGACTTGGTTCTGGACTATCAGTAGCTTCGGTTCCTGGACTTGGTTCTGGACTATCAGTAGCTTCGGTTCCTAGACTCGGTTCTGGACTATCAGTAGCTTCGGTTCCTGGACTTGGTTCTGGACTATCAGTAGCTTCGGTTCCTGGACTTGGTTCTGGACTATCAGTAGCTTCGGTTCCTAGACTCGGTTCTGGACTATCAGTAGCTTCGGTTCCTAGACTTGGTTCTGGACTATCAGTAGCTTCGGTTCCTAGACTTGGTTCTGGACTATCCGCAGCTTCAGTTCCTAGACTTGGTTTTGGACTATCAGTAGCTTCGGTTCCTAGACTCGGTTCTGGACTATCAGTAGCTTCAGTTGTAAGCGTCGTAGTTGTGACGTCGACCGTAGTTGTAGGCGCCCCAGTGACGTCGGCCGTGGAGCTATGCAGTGTAGGCGCCATGGTAACGTCGACCGTGGCGCTGGGAGTTGTTCCGGCATCTGTCGTTGCGATGTCCAGCTCACGTTCGCAGTTCATGCGCAGAACTTGAGTTGCAGCTAAACCTGCAGCAGAATAGGAATTAGTGCATGCGGGAAACGGACCAATAATATGACAGCAATATTAtagcaaaattgtttgaaaccgtttgttataaaatacatatagaCAGAAAGTGGTTTGAATGTAGAATAATAATGATCgatacaaatatgcctcaaagtTGGCATTTTAGTTCACTTCGTATAGGgacaaccgtgcaatttcgatgcatTTTTATGTGGATCGTTATACTCtaattttaaacatctttccaaccaaatgcatttgataacaaaacgGTTTTCAAATTATGGTCCATTAAACTTTTGAGGTACTAGCCCTGCTGTCTTGTATGGTGACaaagatgaaaatgtttacgTCGTTGAAAGGAAACTGAATTTGTTGTGGTCGCCAAGTGCGGACCATTGGAAAGTTGCGGCAGCAATAAAAACTGAACTACAACTCTGCTGTCTACATGACAGTTAGCATGTGATGATTAGTGAACAACTCGGAGAAGCCCGGTGTAATTTTGTTCCTGATAAGAAATGATAGGACGTGTGGCTGCACGGGAACTTTTTATGAGAAGTTACTTGAGCAGTTGGGtaactttttaaacaaaacgaTGAAAATGCTGTTAGTATTGTCCATTTTTTAGCAGTATTTTTGacattgacattgtttttaacttttgctAGTCTCATCTTTTTAAACTGGTTGTTTaacattttaacttttttgttaGCTTTCTGTTTTATCTAGattcttttttataattttattggTTTCTTTAAATGCgctggaaaagaaaaagaaaatacactAAAAGGCGGATTATTTCtgctatttgttttattttattgtttatttaacaGAATAAAACAACACCACAACAAACAAGCAGACATATCTTCTAGACAGATAAATTGGAGGAGATATCAATTTGTTTGTACCTTGATCAGTTTCACATCGGTCCACGACAGTATTCTCGCACGGGAAAACTTTTCTGATGAGCTCGTAAAGTTGTGGATCGGCCGCCTTCAGTGTCTCTCGTGTGCAGATGGTATTGTGAACATAGTCCGTGAAATTACGACACACCTGGACGTTGAAGAAGGCCTGAACACCTTCTGCAAAATACTCGGTCACCTTTGAGATGGCATACGTATCTTGCCACAGAGTGTTTGTCTTGGCCATGGTGTAAGCGCTCCCTAACTCAGTATCGAAGCTAGAGCTGATGTTACTCAGCGAGATCAGATGGATTGAATGCGCGAATTCATGAATCAGGATATCCTCTTCAAACCATCGGTCCTCGAGAAAGGTTCCACAAACGAGATTCTCTTCTGCGTTCGTGGTTATTGGATTACTAGGTTTACCGCTTAACCCACGTGCCCGGTCATCGATGAAATCACTGTTTAGGTGGCTATGTTCCGGTATTTCAGTAGTGCGTTCCAATTTAGCAATCACCCCAACCCGGCCGTACTGGTCAAACATGGAATCCCTAATGTCCTTACGATCCGCTAAGAGAAATCTTACCGTGTAGCAAGCACGGATCACAGCCGCATCCCCGGTATTATCAGATGATATGATGGGGATACCATAGGCGTGGGTGTACTTCTGGTAGAACGGGTCCAAGGGAAACTCGGCACGGATATCATCGGGTAGCGAGATGACCGTCTCGCAGGCCCAGGTGTCGAGAGAATTCCCCCGGCCGGTCTTAGCCTCGCGAGGCTCACGGTGGTGAACACCGGGCTGCTGATACGCGATGTCCACATCTGAAATGGAATGAGAAATCAGTcaagttttgtttgattgaaaatgcAGTGAAAGTTGTTCCGGATATTGAGTTACGTTACACCCTACATCTTACCAAATATATGGCTGTGGCTGAATACAGAAAGAGGCACACACTCCACAGCGGTAATAACCAAACTtgctaaaagaaaaataataacagaTCTCGGAAATGAACCCATTCTGTAGCTTATGATACGAATAACCTCCGTTCGAATCATCATTATACATACTCTGTGCTGTTGATCTCACTGCTATATAACAGTAGTACACTTAACCCgcataaacaaatacacaaacacacagaacaaacatttaaacaaatacacaacaaTTAACTATTCCCATGAAAGAAGGTGcaaagtcaattttttttttttttttttttttaacaaagttttGTGGTTTACAATTATTTGAATAACAAGCGTGTTACACAACCTGTATAGTACCATGGCTGACCAGTGTCCGGTTCCTCTGTTAACAGCTCAAAACATAAAGGGCACTGTAATTAATAAGGCCCAGCAGTTCTTTTtatagagccaacactcctcccagAAGAGACGTGCACCACAACGTAACCCTTTACAATAACTGAAAATGTGGATACATTTCTTCGCATGGGTTCGGTTGAGCCTATGCCATTTGTCTCGTGAAAAAAAGAACCCCGAACTGGTCAATTGCCTTTTGTATAAAGGAAAACGAAGGGTTTTTCAATGCATGATGCCTGCTGTATAATTAAATTGTTAGTGTATTTGTAAAAGCAAACCCACAGCATGTTAAACGAAAGATATACACCACTTAAAACAGGCTAGGTTGactaggggtggatttcacaaagagttaagactagtcttatctcgagctaACTTATAGGACCAGCCTTACTTtcttaatatctcctaggactaatcctaaagttaggactaggaCTAACTCTTAGTGAAGTCAACATATGCAGCGGTAAAAGTtacagaacaaaataatacacaagGTAAGCTTTTCAACGATTGCTTCgaacaaaatttattttcaagatAACAATTCTATttacatttattaatttttaagagTGAAAGCCGTTCCATTCTGtagtttttaaagccattggaccctttcggtaaacagtattgtccaagtcccacacttcgtgtatcacaacttatatataaaataacaatcctgtggaaatttaggctcactcggacatcggagtcgggagaaaataacgggaaaacccactcctgttttcgcgcgtttcgccgtgtcatgacatgtgtttataacaaatattgttttaccgttttctcaaaaagtaaagcatttcatggactaatatttcaagagaagtctttcaccattaccttctgtaaaccctgtaaattatttgtaaatctgtgaacttttgtttttctgtaccgaaagggtccaatggctttaactaatgcactcgtgaaaaaaaaacagttctcaATAAAATTAATTCTAAGTATGGTAAGAAAAACAACGAAAAAAACAAGGTTGATATTTTTCAGAGATTTAATTAACTAATTATTTGTGCAGTTATATTAATAGCGAAAAATATACAAAGTCTGTTTTTAGACTGTCACtgtatttacaaataaatttagTTGTATAGCAACAAAACATATCATGTTGTGATGTACAGGTACATGAGTTTTTAGTAagtgaatcaatgtgtggtgaagaggttttcaactagtggtttaaacctgccgaggcctggttcttgataattttaccgagacgcagtcgaggtaaattttcaagaaccaggcctcggcgggtttaaaccactagtttaaaaccgattcaacacactttgattcccattcacaaataccttttcggtcaaaaagcataaacactttttggtcaaattaaatagttaaaataagcaaaagttaaatTTTGTCAATCATTTCTTTCAACCCTCTAGCAATGAAATAATATGTAAGGCCCTCTTGTgaaactccttataaggagattgatgtgcgcgtcgcgcgtatcgcgtgatgtggcactgtcccggccgttgctctcgaccaataggattgaagaaactgtcttataagcacaggtgcaagctcgcgcgtcacgcccatgtttaaacactttttactggtgttatatcatctgtTTAAatacccccacgtgatgccctctcgaccatttagaatggataaactgtttTGGGTAGTTATGAATATG
This genomic stretch from Asterias amurensis chromosome 9, ASM3211899v1 harbors:
- the LOC139941357 gene encoding uncharacterized protein produces the protein MGSFPRSVIIFLLASLVITAVECVPLSVFSHSHIFDVDIAYQQPGVHHREPREAKTGRGNSLDTWACETVISLPDDIRAEFPLDPFYQKYTHAYGIPIISSDNTGDAAVIRACYTVRFLLADRKDIRDSMFDQYGRVGVIAKLERTTEIPEHSHLNSDFIDDRARGLSGKPSNPITTNAEENLVCGTFLEDRWFEEDILIHEFAHSIHLISLSNISSSFDTELGSAYTMAKTNTLWQDTYAISKVTEYFAEGVQAFFNVQVCRNFTDYVHNTICTRETLKAADPQLYELIRKVFPCENTVVDRCETDQGLAATQVLRMNCERELDIAATDSPEPSLGTEATDSPEPSPGTEATDSPEPSPGTEATDSPEPSLGTEATDSPEPSPGTEATDSPEPSLGTEATDSPEPSPGTEATDSPEPSLGTEATDSPEPSLGTEATDSPEPSLGTEAADTTQGPSQQTVSSHTPGAQTTSAITTSKGFVSVAATNLPRNDAIKIVAGVIVPIVVISAVIGLVFAHKHFTANTKVTAFS